The Pleuronectes platessa chromosome 10, fPlePla1.1, whole genome shotgun sequence genome contains a region encoding:
- the LOC128450056 gene encoding uncharacterized protein LOC128450056 isoform X2, with protein MKTGSTSTLILLEMIYVTLIPALNASTISVLPEVTGYLGHDVTLPCHFIKASTNFTVVQVQWDRLEPERYTILVSNPQFGVNISDSPLKEKVNVTEQSLIIKDVELEDAGLYSCLLTIYPSGPFERTTKLIVREQLPLSSGQVSGIVIAVILLVGSMAAITYFFFIRRFDSSGSHSVFSGGTVMDVSKSSGIERAEDVVYSGVKLKPLRGETTSSNDEHRRPSNADVTYADVMILGRRPK; from the exons cTCTGAATGCATCAACGATCAGCGTCCTGCCCGAGGTGACTGGATATCttgggcatgatgtcaccctgCCATGCCacttcatcaaagcatcaacaAATTTCACTGTTGTTCAGGTTCAGTGGGATCGGCTGGAACCAGAAAGATATACAATCCTTGTTTCTAATCCCCAGTTTGGGGTGAACATCTCTGATAGTCCTCTGAAAGAGAAGGTGAACGTCACAGAACAGTCGTTGATAATTAAAGATGTCGAACTGGAGGATGCAGGGCTGTACAGTTGTCTCCTTACAATCTACCCCAGTGGTCCATTTGAGAGAACGACCAAACTCATTGTTCGAG AACAGCTGCCATTATCATCAGGGCAGGTGTCCGGTATAGTGATCGCTGTCATACTGCTGGTGGGGAGCATGGCAGCCATAACGTATTTCTTCTTCatcagaag GTTTGACTCTTCAGGCAGCCACAGTGTCTTCAGTG GTGGGACAGTGATGGATGTGTCCAAGTCATCTGGCATTGAAAGAGCTGAG GACGTGGTCTACTCTGGAGTCAAGCTCAAACCACTGAGAGGTGAGACGACCTCGAGCAATGATGAACACAGGAGGCCGTCGAATGCAGACGTCACATACGCAGATGTTATGATTTTGGGTCGGAGGCCAAAATGA
- the LOC128450056 gene encoding uncharacterized protein LOC128450056 isoform X1: MKTGSTSTLILLEMIYVTLIPALNASTISVLPEVTGYLGHDVTLPCHFIKASTNFTVVQVQWDRLEPERYTILVSNPQFGVNISDSPLKEKVNVTEQSLIIKDVELEDAGLYSCLLTIYPSGPFERTTKLIVREQLPLSSGQVSGIVIAVILLVGSMAAITYFFFIRRFDSSGSHSVFSDTGGTVMDVSKSSGIERAEDVVYSGVKLKPLRGETTSSNDEHRRPSNADVTYADVMILGRRPK, from the exons cTCTGAATGCATCAACGATCAGCGTCCTGCCCGAGGTGACTGGATATCttgggcatgatgtcaccctgCCATGCCacttcatcaaagcatcaacaAATTTCACTGTTGTTCAGGTTCAGTGGGATCGGCTGGAACCAGAAAGATATACAATCCTTGTTTCTAATCCCCAGTTTGGGGTGAACATCTCTGATAGTCCTCTGAAAGAGAAGGTGAACGTCACAGAACAGTCGTTGATAATTAAAGATGTCGAACTGGAGGATGCAGGGCTGTACAGTTGTCTCCTTACAATCTACCCCAGTGGTCCATTTGAGAGAACGACCAAACTCATTGTTCGAG AACAGCTGCCATTATCATCAGGGCAGGTGTCCGGTATAGTGATCGCTGTCATACTGCTGGTGGGGAGCATGGCAGCCATAACGTATTTCTTCTTCatcagaag GTTTGACTCTTCAGGCAGCCACAGTGTCTTCAGTG ACACAGGTGGGACAGTGATGGATGTGTCCAAGTCATCTGGCATTGAAAGAGCTGAG GACGTGGTCTACTCTGGAGTCAAGCTCAAACCACTGAGAGGTGAGACGACCTCGAGCAATGATGAACACAGGAGGCCGTCGAATGCAGACGTCACATACGCAGATGTTATGATTTTGGGTCGGAGGCCAAAATGA